One Cyclopterus lumpus isolate fCycLum1 chromosome 7, fCycLum1.pri, whole genome shotgun sequence DNA window includes the following coding sequences:
- the irak1 gene encoding interleukin-1 receptor-associated kinase 1 — translation MSAGEQRATFLFQLPPVVLWEFCRVMDGLSDMDWTRFASEVLGDQTAVRLAERRKRRTDWVMNQWENRNGCVWELIDLLERLELLRPRDIILGWASSLKDSSSPPPPPPPPPPPPKAMPTLSTVRLSSTEGGGRPLPRPDPPPPNLKSDFYQPAPHPPVVSSSSGVMCWSYEEVHAGTMGFSPSLQVGEGGFGVVYRASLRNTDCAVKRLKQDCLLDWTLLKESFQTEVDKLSKFRHPNIVDLLGFSEGPESVCLIYSYMELRSLEDQLHNECVSLSWPQRVGVVKGASAALQFLHFPPGGHATLIHGDVKSSNILLDRHLVAKLADFGLARFAARGSAGRSAAQTASVGKTATVRGTLAYLPVEYVRDGELGTAVDVYSFGVVLMEVLTGRRALQTDRKSGETYLKDLVEEVEDSLTGSPAEAWRKQLDHRLITGGAAEPAGCMEVVALACRCLDKKRKKRPAMTEVFDKLQDIHVIASKTRSSPPLRYPPHPRLQPRPLDSSMGVLSSQLSKLGPLEDSYQLSQCSRLSSSSSSCSLTPPHALHSSSSSSSSSFAGPCETDESRGFSQYDIRSQFSSNGTSFRSQFPSLRDQYHSPTGSTESQLSQPSVPTEDQYQFSPLTGPPPGPDTEGQTTARLYGVPECLSPGGSLQSSSPEPSVLVTCSEKKLLSPDDLYEGRSSERGPEESDELDYLPAERDRPEL, via the exons ATGTCGGCAGGAGAGCAGAGAGCGACGTTCCTGTTCCAGCTGCCGCCCGTCGTCCTGTGGGAGTTCTGCCGGGTCATGGACGGGCTGTCGGACATGGACTGGACCCGCTTCG CCTCAGAGGTCCTCGGGGATCAGACCGCCGTACGATTGgccgagaggaggaagaggcggaCCGACTGGGTGATGAACCAATGGGAGAACAGGAATGGTTGTGTATGGGAGCTGATCGACCTGTTGGAGCGTCTGGAGCTGCTCCGCCCCCGTGATATCATCCTGGGCT gggcCTCCAGTCTGAAGgactcttcctctcctcctcctcctcctcctcctcctcctcctcctcctaaggCAATGCCCACACTGAGCACCGTCAGACTGAGCtcgacag aaggaggaggaagacccCTCCCCAGACCggacccgcccccccccaaTCTGAAGTCTGACTTCTACCAACCCGCCccg CACCCCCCGGTGGTCTCAAGCAGCAGTGGGGTGATGTGCTGGTCGTATGAAGAGGTGCATGCCGGGACGATGGGGTTCTCCCCCTCCCTGcaagtgggggagggggggttcgGCGTTGTGTACCGAGCGTCTCTGAGGAACACCGACTGTGCTGTCAAGAGGCTCAAACag gaCTGTCTGCTGGACTGGACTCTGCTGAAGGAGAGCTTTCAGACTGAAGTGGACAAACTATCAAA GTTCAGACATCCGAACATCGTGGATCTGTTGGGCTTCAGTGAAGGACCAGAGTCAGTGTGTCTGATCTACAGCTACATGGAGCTCAGATCACTGGAGGACCAGctacacaat GAGTGTGTGTCCCTGTCCTGGCCTCAGAGAGTGGGCGTGGTTAAAGGAGCCTCGGCAGCGCTGCAGTTCCTTCACTTCCCACCGGGCGGACACGCAACGCTGATCCACGGAGACGTCAAGAG TTCAAACATCCTGCTGGACCGCCACCTGGTGGCCAAGCTGGCGGACTTCGGTCTGGCTCGGTTCGCGGCTCGCGGCTCAGCGGGGCGCTCGGCGGCTCAGACGGCGTCGGTGGGTAAAACGGCGACGGTCAGAGGAACGCTGGCATACCTGCCCGTCGAATATGTGCGGGACGGGGAGCTGGGGACGGCTGTGGACGTCTACAGCTTCGGAGTG GTTTTGATGGAGGTTCTGACCGGACGTCGAGCTCTgcagacggacaggaagtcaggagagACATACCTg aaggacCTGGTGGAGGAGGTTGAGGACAGTCTGACTGGTTCGCCTGCAGAGGCCTGGAGGAAACAGCTGGACCACCGGCTGATCACAG GGGGCGCTGCAGAACCTGCTGGCTGCATGGAGGTGGTGGCTCTGGCCTGCAGGTGTCTGGACAAGAAGCGGAAGAAGAGACCAGCCATGACAGAG GTGTTTGACAAACTTCAGGATATCCATGTCATCGCGAGCAAGACCAGGTCCTCCCCGCCCCTCCGTTACCCTCCTCACCCTCGTCTTCAACCGCGCCCCCTGGACTCCAGTATGGGAGTGCTGTCCAGCCAGCTGTCCAAACTGGGACCACTAGAGGATAGCTACCAGCTCTCCCAGTGCTCTCggttgtcctcttcctcctcttcctgctccctCACCCCTCCTCACGCGctacactcctcctcctcctcctcctcctcctctttcgcCGGTCCGTGTGAAACCGATGAGAGTCGAGGCTTCTCCCAGTATGACATTCGCTCCCAGTTCAGCTCTAACGGGACCAGCTTCAGGTCTCAGTTTCCATCCCTCAGAGACCAGTATCACAGTCCAACTGGGTCCACAGAGTCCCAGTTGAGCCAGCCCTCTGTCCCCACTGAAGACCAGTACCAGTTCTCTCCCCTCACAGGGCCCCCCCCAGGACCAGACACTGAAGGGCAGACCACAGCAAGACTCTATGGTGTCCCAGAATGCCTCTCTCCTGGGGGGTCCCTACAGTCGTCGTCTCCGGAGCCCTCAG TCCTCGTGACCTGCAGTGAAAAGAAGCTGCTGTCGCCTGACGACCTCT ATGAAGGGAGGAGCTCAGAGCGAGGACCGGAGGAGAGCGACGAGCTGGATTATCTTCCTGCTGAGCGCGACCGGCCTGAATTGTGA